Proteins encoded by one window of Chaetodon trifascialis isolate fChaTrf1 chromosome 15, fChaTrf1.hap1, whole genome shotgun sequence:
- the LOC139344079 gene encoding uncharacterized protein isoform X1, protein MERRHPTLSPQGVASQDDGGLWKNPVTDHTDSPSVTCNEEPQDETKVTPAPMTRYYSVMDDEGADDVFIPRPPSYMAPLLPAEGSRHAMVNNPSVTLTHGAADATKAKANPDGLDWHHGEKQLMAAHNKVDEVKATTAQTSKESMDTASLPKDKDSTLPKDQISMEGTSRAEPEVILIGGQENWRDIEAETDKYPKQVPSGIEESSENEKQFVKEGVETTSRDICGLAETDSNPMAEDVNCDRVEINTPTPSSVNDDGFESCGPPDLWKCNQNKMESATNQPQVPKIPTEMSNDDQAVDTRSLDYNLSKYDWVRRESGTSKPQVPQLPMSEDSEETVTKGDQGDGSRRIATDIQQGEQLLQRLQQVQLRQDVCVSESTHTSQQVVQETRGETRGMLGIGVVDLETREGGLSGGGDKEESRSHTVEDKGGETNLMEKEKNESKDADTKRRMPSTMPVEAEHHMIARTEAGDSDDDQSDNLVSPIHQHEASTQIPFQSTRHRLSAAETSIERQIHEVAQDKQNLQRASGLFNLVDNPDVLEIPFKTNISFELLTTTVEQPCQRSDWQFSEEKMQKEISQEIQRELVLVNQGKIPGGYNKGEIRQLKETKLLFEAFQQDNMESPTRHQKSPTSLVKSHVYPSVLERTHSLEMFSLKSRPISRAHSLRLYKSSSEREKSPEDFRSKSPIGGSRDKSRLFPYPKQDKHVRLYRSMDSINTDTSVVETGNKTREGNMTQPSPILKQNPFYKLRPALALQPEVEKDIREAKEREEELRRQRCTLYGENRQNSEDEEKSGFKPTLATDDRRQSRGKLERVWPPPSKKDQTKSEQTQQEAKVQRAGGQKPPLWQRWESGMVNGKPSKEKN, encoded by the exons ATGGAGAGGAGGCATCCCACACTGAGCCCTCAAGGTGTGGCCTCCCAGGATGATGGTGGTCTGTGGAAGAACCCTGTGACAGACCACACCGACAGCCCATCGGTAACCTGTAATGAGGAGCCCCAAGATGAAACTAAGGTTACCCCCGCACCTATGACTAGATACTACAGTGTGATGGATGATGAGGGTGCAGATGATGTCTTCATCCCACGGCCTCCATCCTACATGGCTCCTTTGCTGCCAGCAGAGGGTAGCAGGCATGCAATGGTGAATAATCCCAGTGTGACCCTTACACATGGGGCAGCTGACGCCACAAAGGCTAAAGCTAATCCCGATGGCTTAGACTGGCATCATGGTGAGAAGCAGTTAATGGCAGCACACAACAAGGTGGATGAAGTGAAAGCAACCACAGCACAGACTTCTAAGGAGTCTATGGACACCGCATCTCTGCCCAAAGACAAGGATTCCACTCTACCAAAAGACCAAATATCCATGGAGGGCACAAGTAGAGCGGAACCTGAGGTCATTTTGATTGGAGGACAGGAAAACTGGAGGGACAttgaagcagagacagacaaataTCCAAAACAGGTACCTTCAGGCATTGAAGAAAGCtctgaaaatgagaaacaatTTGTCAAAGAAGGAGTCGAAACAACATCCAGAGATATCTGTGGTCTTGCTGAGACAGATTCAAATCCAATGGCAGAAGACGTCAACTGTGACCGTGTGGAGATAAATACCCCAACACCATCAAGTGTGAATGATGATGGCTTTGAGTCCTGTGGGCCACCAGATCTCTGGAAATGCAACCAAAACAAGATGGAGTCAGCAACCAATCAGCCACAGGTTCCAAAAATCCCAACAGAGATGTCCAATGATGATCAAGCAGTTGACACCAGATCTTTGGACTACAACCTCTCAAAGTATGActgggtgaggagagagagtggCACTAGCAAACCACAAGTGCCCCAACTCCCCATGTCTGAAGATTCTGAAGAGACGGTGACAAAGGGAGACCAGGGAGATGGAAGCAGGAGAATAGCTACTGATATACAACAAGGAGAGCAACTGCTTCAACGTCTGCAACAGGTACAACTACGACAGGATGTATGTGTATCAGAGAGCACTCACACCTCCCAGCAGGTTGTCCAAGAGACAAGAGGCGAGACAAGAGGTATGCTTGGGATTGGAGTAGTTGACTTGGAAACAAGAGAAGGGGGCCTGTCAGGTGGAGGTGACAAGGAAGAAAGTAGATCTCACACTGTTGAGGACAAGGGAGGAGAAACAAACCTGATGGAGAAGGAAAAGAATGAGAGTAAAGACGCTGACACAAAAAGAAGGATGCCATCAACCATGCCTGTAGAGGCAGAGCATCACATGATTGCCAGAACAGAGGCAGGTGACTCTGATGATGATCAAAGTGACAACTTGGTGTCTCCAATCCACCAACATGAAGCATCCACACAAATTCCTTTCCAATCTACCCGCCACCGATTGTCAGCAGCTGAGACCTCCATTGAGAGGCAGATTCATGAGGTAGCCCAAGACAAGCAGAACCTGCAGAGAGCCAGTGGTCTCTTCAACCTTGTGGATAATCCAGATGTACTGGAGATCCCTTTTAAGACCAATATCTCATTTGAGCTACTTACCACCACAGTTGAACAGCCTTGCCAGCGCAGCGACTGGCAGTTCTCAGAGGAGAAGATGCAAAAGGAAATAAGTCAGGAGATTCAGAGAGAACTGGTGCTGGTCAACCAGGGGAAGATCCCAGGGGGGTACAACAAAGGGGAAATCCGCCAATTAAAGGAGACAAAACTGCTGTTTGAGGCTTTCCAGCAGGATAATATGGAAAGTCCAACAAGGCACCAGAAATCCCCTACCTCACTGGTGAAAAGTCACGTTTACCCATCTGTGCTAGAGCGCACACATAGCTTAGAGATGTTTTCACTCAAAAGTCGCCCCATTTCCAGAGCACATTCCCTCAGACTGTACAAATCATCCTCCGAGAGGGAGAAAAGTCCCGAAGACTTCCGATCAAAGAGCCCAATTGGTGGTTCTCGAGACAAAAGTCGTCTATTCCCTTacccaaaacaagacaaacacgTCCGCCTGTACAGAAGCATGGACTCCATAAACACTGACACGTCAGTTGTGGAGACTGGGAACAAAACTAGGGAGGGAAACATGACACAACCATCTCCCATCCTCAAACAAAACCCCTTCTACAAGTTGCGACCAGCCCTGGCTCTGCAGCCAGAAGTAGAGAAGGACATCCGGGAGgccaaagaaagagaggaggagctgcGCAGACAGAGATGCACACTGTACGGAGAGAACAGGCAGAACAGCGAagatgaggaaaagtcaggattCAAACCAACACTCGCAACAG aCGACAGGCGCCAGTCCAGGGGGAAACTGGAACGGGTTTGGCCACCGCCCTCCAAGAAAGACCAGACAAAATCGGAGCAGACACAG CAGGAGGCAAAGGTTCAGAGAGCAGGAGgtcagaagcctcctctctggCAGCGCTGGGAGTCCGGCATGGTCAACGGGAAGCCGTCAAAGGAAAAGAACTGA
- the LOC139344079 gene encoding trichohyalin-like isoform X2 → MERRHPTLSPQGVASQDDGGLWKNPVTDHTDSPSVTCNEEPQDETKVTPAPMTRYYSVMDDEGADDVFIPRPPSYMAPLLPAEGSRHAMVNNPSVTLTHGAADATKAKANPDGLDWHHGEKQLMAAHNKVDEVKATTAQTSKESMDTASLPKDKDSTLPKDQISMEGTSRAEPEVILIGGQENWRDIEAETDKYPKQVPSGIEESSENEKQFVKEGVETTSRDICGLAETDSNPMAEDVNCDRVEINTPTPSSVNDDGFESCGPPDLWKCNQNKMESATNQPQVPKIPTEMSNDDQAVDTRSLDYNLSKYDWVRRESGTSKPQVPQLPMSEDSEETVTKGDQGDGSRRIATDIQQGEQLLQRLQQVQLRQDVCVSESTHTSQQVVQETRGETRGMLGIGVVDLETREGGLSGGGDKEESRSHTVEDKGGETNLMEKEKNESKDADTKRRMPSTMPVEAEHHMIARTEAGDSDDDQSDNLVSPIHQHEASTQIPFQSTRHRLSAAETSIERQIHEVAQDKQNLQRASGLFNLVDNPDVLEIPFKTNISFELLTTTVEQPCQRSDWQFSEEKMQKEISQEIQRELVLVNQGKIPGGYNKGEIRQLKETKLLFEAFQQDNMESPTRHQKSPTSLVKSHVYPSVLERTHSLEMFSLKSRPISRAHSLRLYKSSSEREKSPEDFRSKSPIGGSRDKSRLFPYPKQDKHVRLYRSMDSINTDTSVVETGNKTREGNMTQPSPILKQNPFYKLRPALALQPEVEKDIREAKEREEELRRQRCTLYGENRQNSEDEEKSGFKPTLATDDRRQSRGKLERVWPPPSKKDQTKSEQTQEAKVQRAGGQKPPLWQRWESGMVNGKPSKEKN, encoded by the exons ATGGAGAGGAGGCATCCCACACTGAGCCCTCAAGGTGTGGCCTCCCAGGATGATGGTGGTCTGTGGAAGAACCCTGTGACAGACCACACCGACAGCCCATCGGTAACCTGTAATGAGGAGCCCCAAGATGAAACTAAGGTTACCCCCGCACCTATGACTAGATACTACAGTGTGATGGATGATGAGGGTGCAGATGATGTCTTCATCCCACGGCCTCCATCCTACATGGCTCCTTTGCTGCCAGCAGAGGGTAGCAGGCATGCAATGGTGAATAATCCCAGTGTGACCCTTACACATGGGGCAGCTGACGCCACAAAGGCTAAAGCTAATCCCGATGGCTTAGACTGGCATCATGGTGAGAAGCAGTTAATGGCAGCACACAACAAGGTGGATGAAGTGAAAGCAACCACAGCACAGACTTCTAAGGAGTCTATGGACACCGCATCTCTGCCCAAAGACAAGGATTCCACTCTACCAAAAGACCAAATATCCATGGAGGGCACAAGTAGAGCGGAACCTGAGGTCATTTTGATTGGAGGACAGGAAAACTGGAGGGACAttgaagcagagacagacaaataTCCAAAACAGGTACCTTCAGGCATTGAAGAAAGCtctgaaaatgagaaacaatTTGTCAAAGAAGGAGTCGAAACAACATCCAGAGATATCTGTGGTCTTGCTGAGACAGATTCAAATCCAATGGCAGAAGACGTCAACTGTGACCGTGTGGAGATAAATACCCCAACACCATCAAGTGTGAATGATGATGGCTTTGAGTCCTGTGGGCCACCAGATCTCTGGAAATGCAACCAAAACAAGATGGAGTCAGCAACCAATCAGCCACAGGTTCCAAAAATCCCAACAGAGATGTCCAATGATGATCAAGCAGTTGACACCAGATCTTTGGACTACAACCTCTCAAAGTATGActgggtgaggagagagagtggCACTAGCAAACCACAAGTGCCCCAACTCCCCATGTCTGAAGATTCTGAAGAGACGGTGACAAAGGGAGACCAGGGAGATGGAAGCAGGAGAATAGCTACTGATATACAACAAGGAGAGCAACTGCTTCAACGTCTGCAACAGGTACAACTACGACAGGATGTATGTGTATCAGAGAGCACTCACACCTCCCAGCAGGTTGTCCAAGAGACAAGAGGCGAGACAAGAGGTATGCTTGGGATTGGAGTAGTTGACTTGGAAACAAGAGAAGGGGGCCTGTCAGGTGGAGGTGACAAGGAAGAAAGTAGATCTCACACTGTTGAGGACAAGGGAGGAGAAACAAACCTGATGGAGAAGGAAAAGAATGAGAGTAAAGACGCTGACACAAAAAGAAGGATGCCATCAACCATGCCTGTAGAGGCAGAGCATCACATGATTGCCAGAACAGAGGCAGGTGACTCTGATGATGATCAAAGTGACAACTTGGTGTCTCCAATCCACCAACATGAAGCATCCACACAAATTCCTTTCCAATCTACCCGCCACCGATTGTCAGCAGCTGAGACCTCCATTGAGAGGCAGATTCATGAGGTAGCCCAAGACAAGCAGAACCTGCAGAGAGCCAGTGGTCTCTTCAACCTTGTGGATAATCCAGATGTACTGGAGATCCCTTTTAAGACCAATATCTCATTTGAGCTACTTACCACCACAGTTGAACAGCCTTGCCAGCGCAGCGACTGGCAGTTCTCAGAGGAGAAGATGCAAAAGGAAATAAGTCAGGAGATTCAGAGAGAACTGGTGCTGGTCAACCAGGGGAAGATCCCAGGGGGGTACAACAAAGGGGAAATCCGCCAATTAAAGGAGACAAAACTGCTGTTTGAGGCTTTCCAGCAGGATAATATGGAAAGTCCAACAAGGCACCAGAAATCCCCTACCTCACTGGTGAAAAGTCACGTTTACCCATCTGTGCTAGAGCGCACACATAGCTTAGAGATGTTTTCACTCAAAAGTCGCCCCATTTCCAGAGCACATTCCCTCAGACTGTACAAATCATCCTCCGAGAGGGAGAAAAGTCCCGAAGACTTCCGATCAAAGAGCCCAATTGGTGGTTCTCGAGACAAAAGTCGTCTATTCCCTTacccaaaacaagacaaacacgTCCGCCTGTACAGAAGCATGGACTCCATAAACACTGACACGTCAGTTGTGGAGACTGGGAACAAAACTAGGGAGGGAAACATGACACAACCATCTCCCATCCTCAAACAAAACCCCTTCTACAAGTTGCGACCAGCCCTGGCTCTGCAGCCAGAAGTAGAGAAGGACATCCGGGAGgccaaagaaagagaggaggagctgcGCAGACAGAGATGCACACTGTACGGAGAGAACAGGCAGAACAGCGAagatgaggaaaagtcaggattCAAACCAACACTCGCAACAG aCGACAGGCGCCAGTCCAGGGGGAAACTGGAACGGGTTTGGCCACCGCCCTCCAAGAAAGACCAGACAAAATCGGAGCAGACACAG GAGGCAAAGGTTCAGAGAGCAGGAGgtcagaagcctcctctctggCAGCGCTGGGAGTCCGGCATGGTCAACGGGAAGCCGTCAAAGGAAAAGAACTGA